The Bradysia coprophila strain Holo2 unplaced genomic scaffold, BU_Bcop_v1 contig_151, whole genome shotgun sequence genome contains a region encoding:
- the LOC119074336 gene encoding probable RNA-binding protein CG14230 — MTRIFVGNLPTDIVEKDVENEFASYGTVNKVEVKHKRDPLSNDIMSTFAFVTIIITDSLLNQCLEEFKNEKFRGRFLTVSVARESFMEKLKREREESTQRPLETDKLPVNPKPIVVKNPFRPTVQNRTVRTFDSDNVEPNTSVTSTIDPEDCIKRKSKLFTENGKIKIPSFNEVGNAAVQTATKIERKVFDEKSEKADRKRVESLINMKNTYNQQKKTVQEALANLGPATNKKIIFEEPATEIGTKPPKKSQPLFDQDADDDDDFDYAKSFEMKKQYEGESGARLQKLQSRFQNDQRFKMNENFLDENDDANEAEEVVEATDSPSDERKWQYDMLESVMGKKLQSEAKKKSDNLMLRYDPTKNDHEKYEKAAKRKSRNRETDAAPTKQQKLEDDSGAFQVSKEQFFNVTNQLTSALKPTSEGFSLLSMFGRDNDIVDTKPKNPYQEITLSKGQQNILLNSSSAFHDDSSDEDSVIGKTESRSTNEPKQKNAKKNSKAEIWHEPFFIFGSDVRLQDGLSFFLPNSTGGTGAEDFENKQKEMRTIIKRKIKKSIKRVLPRGAKPNKRFGRLVRDVA, encoded by the exons ATGACCAGAATTTTCGTTGGTAATTTACCGACGGATATCGTCGAGAAGGATGTGGAAAATGAATTTGCGTCATACGGAACCGTTAACAAAGTCGAAGTGAAACATAAACGAGATCCGCTGTCCAATGACATCATGTCAACATTTGCCTTCGTTACGATCATCATAACGGACAGTCTTCTCAATCAAT GTTTGGAAGagtttaaaaacgaaaagtttCGCGGCCGATTTCTGACGGTCTCGGTGGCCCGGGAAAGTTTTATGGAAAAACTGAAACGAGAACGAGAAGAGTCAACGCAACGGCCATTGGAAACCGATAAATTGCCAGTCAATCCGAAGCCCATCGTTGTCAAAAATCCGTTTCGGCCGACTGTCCAGAACAGAACTGTGCGAACATTCGACTCTGATAACGTCGAGCCGAACACTAGTGTTACATCGACCATCGATCCGGAAGACTGCATCAagagaaaatcgaaattgttcACCGAAAATGGAAAG ATTAAAATTCCATCGTTCAACGAGGTCGGTAATGCGGCAGTGCAGACGGCGACGAAGATTGAACGGAAAGTGTTTGATGAGAAATCAGAAAAAGCTGACAGGAAACGGGTGGAGTCTCTGATCAATATGAAGAACACGTACAATCAGCAGAAGAAGACGGTGCAGGAAGCGTTGGCCAACTTG GGACCGGCaacaaacaagaaaatcattttcgaagaACCCGCAACTGAGATTGGCACGAAGCCACCGAAGAAATCCCAACCATTGTTCGACCAGGATGCCGATGACGACGACGATTTTGATTATGCGAAGAgtttcgaaatgaaaaagCAGTACGAAGGTGAGAGTGGAGCCCGTCTGCAAAAGCTTCAGTCTAGATTCCAGAACGATCAGCGATTCAAAATGAACGAAAACTTTCTGGACGAGAACGACGATGCGAACGAAGCGGAAGAAGTTGTGGAAGCTACCGATTCACCTTCGGACGAACGAAAGTGGCAATACGACATGTTGGAAAGTGTCATGGGGAAGAAACTGCAATCGGAGGCCAAGAAGaa ATCCGACAATCTGATGCTGCGATATGATCCAACGAAAAACGACCACGAGAAATACGAAAAAGCTGCAAAGAGAAAGAGTCGCAACCGTGAAACCGACGCGGCACCAACGAAACAACAGAAATTGGAAGATGACAGCGGCGCATTCCAAGTATCCAAAGAGCAATTTTTCAATGTGACAAATCAACTGACTTCGGCACTGAAACCAACGTCTGAGGGATTCAGTCTACTTTCCATGTTCGGACGGGATAATGACATCGTCGACACGAAGCCCAAGAATCCGTACCAAGAAATTACCTTGTCGAAAGgtcaacaaaatattctacTAAACAGCAGTTCCGCCTTCCACGATGACTCGTCCGATGAGGATTCAGTGATCGGTAAAACGGAAAGTAGGTCGACGAACGAACCGAAGCAAAAGAATGCAAAGAAGAATTCTAAGGCGGAAATTTGGCACGAACCGTTTTTCATCTTCGGCAGTGATGTACGATTACAAG ATGGACTCTCATTCTTCTTACCAAATTCGACGGGTGGTACTGGTGCGGAAGACTtcgaaaataagcaaaaagaAATGCGAACGATTATCAAGAGGAAGATCAAGAAATCGATAAAACGTGTGCTACCGCGCGGTGCTAAGCCAAATAAAAGATTTGGAAGGCTTGTGAGGGATGTGGCCTAA
- the LOC119074344 gene encoding torsin-like protein gives MPCKPRSSVRLILSSLTILTFCNVAHSLLDPISLSVIAGGAVLSALYKRDVVKELTVCKFTECCIDAHIPADMTELSLDLEANVFGQHIVHKQLVSALRSHYTGLDKSTKPLVLSFHGTPGTGKNYVADHIAKHLYRDGTNSSFIRRFMGRTDFPMESDVNYYRLTLRSAVVDAIKICPRSLFIFDEVDKIPSGVFEALTSLLDHHHNVDGVNLRHATFIFLSNAGGTEITDKLLEITGNGMLREETQLYHFEKIAELAAYNIVGGLRKTSIIEANLIDHFIPFLPLEKRHIERCILSDFMRFGVDRPTHDDIEEISNNYVTYYKKLYSTSGCKRLTKKVAIYADKYK, from the exons ATGCCTTGCAAGCCTCGCTCTTCTGTTCGTCTCATCCTTTCCTCGTTGACAATTTTGACGTTTTGCAATGTTGCGCATAGTTTGCTCGACCCTATTTCGCTCAGTGTAATTGCTGGCGGAGCAGTTCTATCTGCACTGTACAAACGGGACGTAGTGAAAGAGCTAACGGTATGCAAATTCACAGAATGTTGCATCGATGCACATATTCCAGCTGATATGACAG AACTATCGCTCGATCTTGAAGCAAACGTTTTCGGTCAGCACATTGTGCACAAACAGCTGGTGTCTGCGTTGCGATCGCACTACACTGGATTAGATAAGTCAACGAAGCCGTTGGTGTTAAGTTTCCATGGTACGCCGGGAACCGGAAAGAATTATGTCGCCGATCATATTGCTAAGCATTTGTACAGGGATGGTACGAACAGTAGTTTTATCCGAAGGTTCATGGGAAGAACGGATTTTCCAATGGAATCCGATGTGAATTATTACCGG TTAACCCTAAGGTCAGCTGTGGTGGATGCAATCAAAATCTGTCCACGCTCCCTCTTCATATTCGACGAGGTGGATAAAATTCCTTCCGGAGTTTTCGAGGCTTTGACCTCACTTCTCGATCATCATCACAATGTCGATGGCGTAAATTTGCGGCACGCAACATTCATCTTCCTGTCAAATGCTGGTGGAACGGAAATAACCGACAAGCTGCTGGAAATAACCGGAAATGGCATGTTGCGGGAGGAGACCCAACTGTATCATTTCGAAAAGATTGCAGAGTTGGCCGCCTACAACATTGTTG GTGGACTACGCAAGACCAGCATAATTGAAGCCAACCTAATTGATCATTTCATACCGTTTCTGCCACTGGAGAAGCGTCACATCGAAAGGTGCATTCTATCGGATTTTATGCGGTTCGGCGTTGACAGACCAACACACGATGACATTGA AGAGATAAGCAACAACTATGTGACGTACTACAAGAAGCTCTACTCAACTTCCGGATGTAAGAGGCTCACCAAAAAAGTGGCCATTTATGCGGACAAATATAAATGA
- the LOC119074354 gene encoding mitochondrial import inner membrane translocase subunit TIM14, producing MSSVILTGLGLAAIGFGGRYVMRTMPQMSQKVAEAMKSLPKFDAESMASSKYYKGGFDQKMNKREAALILGVSPSASKGKVKDAHKKVMLLNHPDRGGSPYLASKINEAKDFMDNAK from the exons ATG AGTTCGGTCATTCTCACCGGTCTCGGTCTAGCCGCAATCGGTTTCGGCGGACGATACGTAATGCGAACGATGCCACAAATGTCTCAGAAAGTTGCCGAAGCAATGAAGTCCCTACCAAAATTCGATGCTGAATCAATGGCCTCGTCCAAGTACTATAAGGGAGGATTCGACCAGAAAATGAACAAACGAGAGGCGGCGTTGATTTTGGGTGTCAGTCCGTCAGCGTCGAAGGGCAAG GTGAAAGACGCTCACAAAAAGGTCATGCTGCTGAATCATCCCGATCGGGGAGGATCACCGTACCTTGCATCGAAAATCAATGAAGCCAAGGACTTTATGGATAATGCGAAATGA
- the LOC119074355 gene encoding single-pass membrane and coiled-coil domain-containing protein 4 homolog: MARQLKGKPTKTYKQKKERREENRKIQEQLTTIVLPIVGVLVAVLVTYVFFASRPS; encoded by the coding sequence ATGGCACGTCAATTGAAAGGAAAGCCGACCAAAACGTACAAACAGAAAAAGGAACGACGAGAGGAGAATCGTAAAATTCAAGAGCAATTGACCACTATCGTTCTGCCTATTGTCGGTGTGCTAGTGGCTGTTTTGGTTACATACGTTTTTTTCGCTTCGAGACCATCATAG
- the LOC119074322 gene encoding uncharacterized protein LOC119074322 — protein MAPCTFFKLENSTGTVRAQSIRFCKIFVKVSSAKSSVMALNKNMNSKIMDLMMDLVNQRDGSIGPQNFTVYLAKTTTENKKINNRSIESENVSHRPQNLSERSPQNSTSEARGKIPRLSRKSTHQPNEHLVRQLNVARNATTHSSQLPLTLEHPNDFVPPKIVPIRKTDPRQIAAKIESQRSNVRLTSAEREALISRILTNELEIQSKLAAQAKEIFSSPKTEPFQRQTVPSKQRKNNDEPVASLMEKRLQIESIRAAQERLLFSPTSAVQRETRVVPPTFDITSDSTTPTEKNRLNHDTSRSRPRLPVGSQTRQAHQNFGRALTPIPETSEPRDSARDKRNSKGNNRNDMESILGKEKRRQQHMESRLPSELIQDIETSLLLQCSDESDSLEDLVIKDFAIRIAASEADPATSSLPVTEQVILESNKLKEMIESVKDRFQIKVARDKFAERDKQNKRPPDTRMKVPAQGIVEHNGNKSQTLSPTPKNDKTPSTRTKPVNILDSHNWGNVALPQPLFTDDVSIGPSNSGMDETVLSERDMQFDDLFGVDNVSEPVSLRDIPQHQPPLNNGIIGQSQRNTEPFPDSIGNIEDLESPRFSDLPSDVSVPSIREKYERLEDLEDPQHSPDETTRGRSNALKQPQINIESPKHRNGIELAVVETEHEKDIAKLKELIDSGALTSSIMNERFEEGVLDLLLRQTDSLWDPVDGIPIIYFIPSRNYERGLLDTSIKESNLGSPLIKQPEDKLPEFMASLENEWTTNIEKNDDDAGIDDNNIDFVENDESVLLPGIPKFSYKPAPEYLYRKTNIMDSKDESVDDYDILDDQEMNFDDLIDNAAEPTYDFQKAKIMDDLEIKMRIIRRMAEKRTVASEHLRLPRNVGIGTDKSSPNNPSAKQSTQNQWEPVRNPVKIRKSVSFANSLQDIEASKHDENVRGNDKSAAASQKNIPESSEIKRWTTLTMAEVKDLIEHARLAQAKRAATKNSRIQ, from the exons atGGCACCATgcacttttttcaaattagaaaattcaaCCGGAACTGTTCGAGCCCAAAGTATtcgattttgtaaaatttttgtcaaagtTAGTTCAGCAAAATCCTCAGTAATGGCCTTGAACAAGAATATGAACAGCAAAATTATGGATCTCATGATGGACTTGGTGAACCAGCGAGATGGCAGTATAGGACCACAAAA TTTTACTGTTTATTTGGCAAAAACAACGACGGAGAACAAGAAGATAAACAACCGATCAATAGAATCTGAGAATGTGTCCCATCGACCTCAGAATTTAAGTGAACGATCTCCACAAAATTCGACTTCAGAAGCCAGAGGTAAAATTCCTCGCCTATCACGGAAGAGTACACATCAGCCAAACGAGCACCTCGTTCGTCAATTGAATGTAGCCAGGAATGCTACCACGCATTCATCACAATTACCACTCACCCTTGAACATCCAAATGATTTCGTGCCACCGAAAATTGTTCCCATTCGAAAAACTGATCCTAGACAAATTGCCGCTAAAATTGAATCACAGCGCTCTAACGTCCGGCTAACATCTGCTGAAAGGGAAGCGCTGATTTCGAGAATTCTGACTAATGAATTGGAGATCCAATCAAAGCTGGCTGCACAAGcaaaggaaattttttcatCGCCAAAAACTGAGCCTTTTCAACGGCAAACCGTACCATCGAAACAACGCAAAAATAACGATGAACCAGTGGCCTCGCTCATGGAAAAGCGATTACAAATTGAATCTATTCGCGCCGCTCAAGAACGATTACTATTCTCTCCGACATCCGCAGTTCAACGAGAAACTCGAGTTGTACCACCGACTTTCGATATCACTTCTGATAGCACAACACCTACAGAAAAGAATAGACTCAATCATGACACAAGTCGATCACGACCCAGACTGCCAGTTGGAAGTCAAACCAGACAGGCCCACCAAAACTTTGGAAGAGCGCTCACACCCATTCCAGAGACTAG TGAGCCTCGAGATTCTGCAAGGGATAAACGGAATTCTAAAG GGAACAATAGAAACGATATGGAGTCTATATTAGGCAAGGAAAAAAGGCGACAACAACATATGGAATCTAGACTGCCCAGCGAATTGATTCAGGACATTGAAACGAGTTTACTGCTCCAGTGCAGTGATGAATCAGATTCTCTAGAAGATCTAGTCATAAAAGATTTCGCCATTCGTATCGCAGCATCCGAAGCAGATCCTGCTACTAGTTCACTGCCAGTTACTGAACAAGTGATACTAGAAAGCAACAAACTAAAAGAAATGATCGAGTCGGTCAAAGACAGGTTTCAGATTAAAGTTGCCAGAGATAAATTTGCAGAACGAGACAAACAGAATAAACGGCCACCAGATACTCGAATGAAAGTTCCAGCTCAAGGCATAGTTGAACATAACGGAAACAAGTCACAAACGCTCAGTCCAACTCCTAAGAATGATAAAACACCTTCCACTCGTACGAAACCAGTCAACATTCTTGATTCGCATAATTGGGGAAATGTTGCATTGCCGCAACCGCTTTTTACCGATGATGTCTCCATTGGACCTAGTAACAGCGGCATGGACGAAACTGTCCTCAGTGAAAGAGACATGCAATTCGACGATCTTTTCGGTGTAGACAATGTGTCAGAACCTGTAAGTCTCAGGGACATACCGCAGCATCAACCACCGCTAAACAATGGCATAATTGGTCAGAGTCAACGAAACACCGAACCATTTCCTGATTCGATTGGAAATATTGAAGATCTGGAAAGTCCACGATTCAGTGACCTTCCATCGGATGTATCTGTTCCCAGCATTCGAGAGAAGTACGAGAGACTAGAAGATTTGGAAGATCCACAACATAGTCCTGACGAAACTACGAGAGGTAGATCAAATGCATTGAAACAACCTCAAATCAATATCGAAAGTCCGAAACATCGAAATGGAATAGAGTTAGCTGTTGTTGAAACGGAACATGAAAAGGACATTGCAAAATTGAAGGAACTGATCGATAGTGGCGCACTGACATCATCGATTATGAATGAGCGATTCGAAGAGGGTGTGTTGGATCTCTTGTTAAGACAAACCGATAGTTTGTGGGATCCCGTTGATGGCATTCCAATCATCTACTTCATTCCTAGCCGAAATTACGAGCGCGGGCTCTTAGACACATCAATTAAAGAGTCGAATCTGGGATCGCCTTTGATAAAGCAACCGGAGGATAAATTGCCGGAGTTTATGGCATCGCTGGAAAACGAGTGGACTACGAACATCGAAAAGAATGATGACGACGCTGGAATAGACGATAATAATATTGACTTTGTCGAAAACGACGAAAGCGTGCTACTTCCTGGAATACCCAAGTTTTCGTACAAACCAGCACCGGAATATCTTTACCGGAAAACGAATATCATGGACAGTAAAGACGAATCGGTGGATGATTATGACATACTTGACGACCAAGAAATGAATTTCGATGATTTGATCGACAATGCAGCCGAACCGACGTATGACTTTCAAAAGGCTAAAATTATGGACGATCTGGAAATCAAAATGAGAATAATTCGTCGAATGGCTGAAAAACGTACCGTAGCATCTGAGCATTTGAGACTGCCACGAAACGTTGGAATAGGAACAGATAAATCGTCACCAAACAATCCATCAGCCAAACAAAGCACTCAAAATCAATGGGAGCCGGTAAGAAATCCAGTTAAAATTCGTAAATCGGTTAGCTTTGCTAACAGTTTGCAAGATATTGAAGCTTCAAAGCATGATGAAAATGTAAGAGGCAATGATAAATCGGCTGCAGCATCACAGAAAAATATTCCTGAATCTAGTGAAATCAAAAGATGGACAACCCTTACCATGGCAGAAGTTAAGGATTTAATTGAACATGCTCGATTAGCTCAGGCTAAACGTGCGGCCACTAAAAACAGTCGTATCCAGTAA